One genomic window of Methanosarcina acetivorans C2A includes the following:
- a CDS encoding aldo/keto reductase, with protein MLYRKMPKNGDELSILGFGCMRLPVKEDGSVDEERATRQVRYAIDQGVNYVDTAWPYHMGESEPFLGRALADGYREKVKLATKLPSWMVKSREDMDKFLNAQLEKLKTDHIDYYLIHNLSGETWDRIEALNVIDFFEKAKSDGRIVNAGFSFHGLANDFKRIVDAYPWTFCQIQYNFMDEKHQAGTEGLKYAASKGLGVMIMEPLRGGNLARTVPLAIENIWSEADVERTPVEWALRWVWNHPEVTVVLSGMNEEVHIKENLKIASEAYPNSLTEAELQLVSKVEQKYRQIMKVGCTGCQYCMPCPSGVNIPECFSIYNHLSTFGNAEDANLLYIGLLSGAVSGGKPGMASQCVQCGQCLEKCPQHIDIPTILESVAEELEGSDLEERIAIVKQEMHKQI; from the coding sequence ATGCTGTACAGGAAAATGCCTAAAAATGGAGACGAACTTTCGATACTTGGATTCGGGTGCATGCGCCTTCCCGTAAAAGAAGATGGTAGCGTCGACGAAGAAAGAGCCACCAGGCAGGTACGTTATGCAATCGACCAGGGGGTGAACTATGTTGATACTGCCTGGCCCTATCACATGGGAGAGAGTGAGCCATTCCTGGGTCGTGCCCTTGCCGACGGATACCGCGAAAAGGTTAAACTCGCAACAAAGCTTCCCAGCTGGATGGTGAAAAGCCGGGAGGATATGGATAAATTCCTGAATGCCCAGCTTGAGAAACTTAAAACAGATCATATCGATTATTACCTTATTCACAACCTCTCAGGAGAAACATGGGATAGAATAGAAGCTCTTAATGTGATAGATTTTTTTGAGAAAGCAAAAAGTGACGGACGGATTGTTAATGCAGGTTTTTCCTTCCACGGATTAGCCAATGATTTTAAGAGAATCGTAGATGCATATCCATGGACTTTCTGTCAGATTCAGTACAATTTCATGGATGAAAAACATCAGGCAGGAACTGAAGGACTTAAATATGCAGCTTCAAAGGGACTGGGAGTTATGATCATGGAACCTCTGCGAGGAGGCAACCTCGCTAGGACAGTTCCACTTGCTATTGAAAATATCTGGAGCGAAGCCGATGTAGAACGTACACCAGTGGAATGGGCTCTGAGATGGGTATGGAATCACCCTGAAGTTACTGTCGTGCTTTCAGGCATGAATGAAGAAGTCCACATAAAGGAAAACCTGAAAATAGCATCCGAAGCTTATCCGAATTCTCTGACAGAAGCCGAATTACAACTTGTCAGTAAAGTTGAGCAAAAGTACCGTCAGATTATGAAAGTTGGCTGTACGGGTTGTCAGTATTGTATGCCCTGTCCCTCAGGAGTTAATATACCTGAATGTTTTAGTATTTATAATCACCTGAGTACTTTCGGCAATGCAGAAGATGCAAATTTGCTGTATATAGGATTATTGAGTGGCGCCGTTTCAGGTGGAAAACCAGGAATGGCATCCCAGTGCGTACAATGTGGGCAGTGTCTTGAGAAGTGTCCCCAGCACATCGATATTCCAACGATTCTCGAGTCAGTTGCAGAAGAGCTTGAAGGATCCGATCTGGAGGAAAGGATTGCTATAGTAAAACAGGAGATGCACAAGCAGATTTAA
- the larB gene encoding nickel pincer cofactor biosynthesis protein LarB yields the protein MDLTDILKSVKEGKIDLESAEQQVRGLGFVSYSHIAKVDTHRKNRTGVVEAILADCKEPEDVVEIARVMVVKSNRALITRVSASHLEALMKAFGADKLEWNSRARTVVIHDGTPAPLTGGVVGVISAGTADIPVAEEARVVASEMGCETVAVYDVGVAGIHRLIPELQKLKIRNPGAIVVAAGREGTLPTIVSGLVDVPVIGLPVSTGYGAGGGGKAALLSMLQSCSTLAVVNIDAGFVAGAYAARIANMIAAASGKKENPEDLKQEEEPREEQEEA from the coding sequence ATGGATCTTACTGATATATTAAAGTCTGTCAAAGAAGGAAAAATCGATCTTGAATCGGCAGAACAGCAGGTTCGAGGTCTGGGTTTTGTTTCCTATTCGCATATAGCTAAAGTGGATACCCATAGAAAAAACAGAACCGGAGTAGTCGAAGCTATTCTTGCTGACTGCAAGGAGCCTGAAGATGTTGTCGAGATTGCCAGGGTTATGGTAGTAAAAAGTAATAGAGCCCTGATTACCCGCGTCTCTGCCTCGCATCTGGAAGCTTTAATGAAGGCTTTTGGTGCTGATAAACTCGAGTGGAACAGCCGTGCACGCACAGTGGTTATTCATGACGGGACTCCTGCTCCGCTTACAGGAGGGGTTGTTGGAGTAATATCCGCAGGCACGGCAGACATTCCTGTTGCAGAAGAAGCCAGGGTCGTTGCTTCCGAGATGGGCTGCGAAACCGTAGCTGTCTACGATGTAGGGGTTGCAGGGATTCACAGGCTGATCCCCGAACTACAGAAGCTCAAGATTCGGAATCCGGGGGCAATAGTTGTTGCAGCCGGAAGAGAGGGGACGCTTCCGACTATAGTCTCAGGACTTGTCGACGTGCCTGTAATAGGGCTTCCCGTATCTACGGGTTACGGGGCTGGCGGCGGAGGAAAAGCAGCTCTGCTATCAATGCTTCAGTCCTGTTCGACCCTTGCAGTGGTAAATATTGACGCAGGGTTCGTTGCAGGAGCTTATGCAGCCAGGATCGCAAACATGATTGCTGCAGCTTCTGGAAAAAAAGAAAATCCCGAAGACCTTAAGCAGGAAGAAGAACCGAGAGAGGAACAGGAAGAAGCATAA
- the larC gene encoding nickel pincer cofactor biosynthesis protein LarC — protein MKTLVFNPFSGAAGDMILACALDLGADKQAVKELVEASAPVSMDIREVVKEGIKALDVRIKVPENEHVRTYPEIVDLVKAAKLPLQLEASTLSIFLKMAEAEAAVHGQPDLEMLHFHEVGQSDALADVIGSSAALHSLNCDSVYCTPINVGSGTIECAHGTLPVPAPATLEILRKGKLYFRGGSVNKELLTPTGAAILSHFAKPVETFPQGKAIAIGYGAGNADLPGPNVLQGVLLEPDSHLISDIIEVLETNADDVSGEVLGNLFEELLSMGARDVAIMPATMKKGRPAHIIKVIAKPEDSAKLARKIIVETGSLGVRVMPARHRLMAARNIERIKIELEGQEFETAVKVARDSEGVLLNISAEFEDCKKIAKASGIPVREIMRRTEEVARKLFS, from the coding sequence ATGAAAACACTGGTCTTTAATCCCTTTTCAGGGGCAGCTGGGGATATGATTCTGGCGTGCGCTCTCGATCTCGGAGCTGACAAGCAAGCGGTGAAGGAACTTGTTGAAGCTTCAGCGCCCGTATCCATGGATATAAGGGAAGTGGTGAAAGAGGGAATAAAAGCCCTGGATGTCCGCATAAAAGTGCCTGAAAATGAACATGTCCGGACGTATCCTGAAATCGTAGACCTCGTAAAGGCTGCAAAACTACCTCTTCAGTTGGAAGCAAGTACTCTTAGTATCTTTTTGAAAATGGCCGAAGCCGAAGCTGCCGTCCACGGGCAGCCCGACCTTGAAATGCTCCATTTCCACGAAGTGGGACAGAGTGATGCCCTTGCCGATGTCATAGGTTCTTCTGCAGCCCTCCATTCGCTTAACTGTGATTCGGTTTACTGCACTCCCATCAACGTGGGCAGCGGAACAATAGAATGTGCCCATGGGACCCTTCCTGTGCCGGCTCCCGCAACTCTGGAGATTCTCAGAAAGGGGAAACTCTATTTCAGAGGAGGGAGCGTGAATAAGGAACTGCTGACCCCTACAGGGGCTGCTATCCTTTCACATTTTGCAAAGCCTGTTGAGACTTTTCCCCAGGGGAAGGCAATAGCCATCGGATACGGGGCAGGAAATGCCGACCTTCCAGGGCCCAATGTGCTCCAGGGAGTGCTTCTTGAACCTGACTCCCACCTGATTTCGGATATAATTGAGGTGCTTGAGACCAATGCCGATGATGTAAGCGGGGAAGTTCTGGGCAACCTTTTTGAAGAACTGCTCTCGATGGGGGCAAGGGATGTTGCGATTATGCCCGCAACCATGAAAAAAGGAAGGCCTGCCCATATCATCAAAGTCATTGCAAAGCCCGAAGACAGTGCGAAACTCGCCAGGAAAATCATTGTTGAAACAGGGTCGCTTGGAGTCAGGGTTATGCCTGCACGCCACAGGCTCATGGCTGCCCGCAACATTGAAAGGATCAAAATAGAACTCGAAGGTCAGGAGTTTGAAACCGCAGTCAAGGTTGCCAGGGACTCGGAAGGGGTTCTGCTCAATATCTCTGCGGAGTTTGAGGACTGCAAAAAGATTGCAAAAGCCAGCGGTATTCCTGTTCGAGAGATCATGCGCAGGACAGAAGAAGTCGCAAGAAAACTCTTTTCCTGA
- a CDS encoding CobW family GTP-binding protein, whose translation MKVMIIGGFLGSGKTTAIQKISRQLSDAGKRIAIIVNEIGEIGLDGDTLKSPDIKTEELTSGCICCTLKISMQYTLQTLEEEFRPEIVIIEPTGIAFPGQIREEIEIMGLSELSFAPIVTIVDPGRFGTEAKEIPRFIETQVKEAEILGINKVDIAPAEIVMATEQMLTELNPEAKILKFSAKLGDEQFENLLAHLSVPGTAKPPQEKQNSIEISEVSAHSVLYTFKVCSLNPEKGRFLIEESLQTIRDRVEEMNPEFIGHIKLSLKLPDFMVKGSVTSSEETPQVEFIPRKNEKFELRLLSAITKVPKDRLRNIVESTLEAKLKESDISFEKKELHHGTLTKIDGLMKKKVSY comes from the coding sequence ATGAAAGTCATGATCATAGGAGGTTTTCTCGGAAGCGGGAAAACAACTGCAATTCAGAAAATAAGCAGACAACTCAGTGATGCCGGAAAACGGATTGCTATTATCGTAAATGAAATCGGAGAAATAGGGCTTGACGGAGATACCCTCAAAAGCCCTGACATCAAAACTGAAGAATTGACAAGTGGCTGCATATGCTGCACCTTAAAAATCAGTATGCAGTACACTCTTCAGACCCTTGAAGAAGAATTCAGGCCTGAGATTGTGATTATCGAACCGACAGGTATTGCTTTTCCAGGGCAGATAAGGGAAGAAATCGAGATAATGGGGCTCTCCGAATTGTCCTTTGCCCCGATTGTGACCATAGTAGACCCGGGGCGTTTCGGCACCGAAGCAAAAGAAATCCCCAGGTTTATTGAGACCCAGGTAAAAGAAGCCGAAATCCTCGGGATAAATAAGGTGGACATAGCCCCTGCGGAAATAGTTATGGCAACAGAACAGATGCTTACCGAACTGAACCCTGAAGCTAAAATTCTGAAGTTTTCGGCAAAACTGGGAGATGAACAGTTCGAAAACCTGCTCGCCCACCTTTCGGTTCCCGGGACCGCGAAACCTCCACAGGAAAAGCAAAATTCCATTGAAATTTCGGAAGTTTCGGCCCACTCGGTACTCTATACCTTCAAGGTCTGCAGCCTTAACCCTGAAAAAGGCAGGTTCCTTATTGAAGAGAGCCTTCAAACCATAAGGGACAGGGTAGAAGAAATGAACCCCGAATTTATAGGGCATATCAAACTTTCCCTGAAGCTCCCGGACTTCATGGTAAAGGGCAGTGTGACATCCTCAGAAGAAACTCCGCAGGTGGAATTTATTCCCCGCAAAAATGAAAAGTTCGAACTCAGGCTGCTCTCCGCAATTACAAAGGTTCCGAAAGACAGGCTCAGAAATATCGTGGAAAGCACACTTGAAGCAAAGTTGAAGGAATCAGACATATCTTTTGAGAAAAAGGAACTGCACCACGGCACGCTTACGAAAATCGACGGGCTCATGAAAAAGAAGGTTTCGTATTAA
- the asd gene encoding aspartate-semialdehyde dehydrogenase, with translation MVAVKAGILGATGAVGQRFVEALANHPWFEITALAASERSAGKTYREAAGWRLDTAMPESVENIEVVPVDPKTVEADVVFSALPADLALSVEPEFAKAGFAVASNASSYRMEKDIPLVIPEVNPEHLGLLEVQQDTRGWDGYIITNPNCSTIVMTITLKPLIQFGLETVQVATMQAISGAGFSGVAAMAIYDNVIPYIGSEEKKMETETLKLLGEFNGSEIVPADMKVSASCHRVPVVDGHTEAIWAGMRDKPTPEEVRESFLKFDPKLGELPSEPGKALIVRDEVDRPQPRLDRNMGKGMSVSVGRIREGIRYIAMGHNTIRGAAGASVLNAELLHSMGKL, from the coding sequence ATGGTAGCAGTTAAAGCGGGTATTTTAGGCGCCACCGGCGCTGTAGGGCAGCGATTTGTAGAAGCACTTGCAAACCACCCCTGGTTTGAGATTACAGCCCTTGCAGCGTCCGAAAGAAGCGCTGGCAAAACGTATCGAGAAGCGGCAGGATGGAGGCTGGATACAGCCATGCCGGAAAGTGTCGAAAACATAGAGGTTGTTCCCGTAGACCCGAAAACCGTTGAAGCGGATGTGGTCTTTTCGGCTCTTCCTGCAGACCTTGCCCTTTCAGTGGAACCCGAGTTTGCAAAAGCCGGGTTTGCAGTTGCAAGCAATGCATCTTCCTACAGGATGGAAAAAGACATCCCTCTGGTGATTCCCGAAGTAAACCCCGAACACCTGGGACTCCTTGAGGTCCAGCAGGACACAAGGGGCTGGGACGGATACATCATTACTAACCCTAACTGCTCCACAATTGTCATGACAATTACCTTAAAGCCCCTCATACAGTTTGGGCTTGAAACCGTACAGGTAGCAACCATGCAGGCGATTTCCGGAGCAGGTTTCTCCGGCGTTGCAGCCATGGCAATCTATGATAACGTAATCCCCTATATAGGGAGCGAAGAAAAGAAGATGGAGACTGAAACCTTAAAGCTCCTCGGGGAATTTAATGGCTCGGAAATCGTGCCTGCAGACATGAAGGTCAGTGCTTCCTGCCACAGGGTCCCTGTAGTCGACGGGCACACGGAAGCCATCTGGGCAGGCATGAGGGATAAACCCACCCCTGAAGAGGTAAGAGAATCCTTCCTCAAATTTGACCCGAAGCTCGGAGAACTCCCCTCAGAACCAGGGAAAGCCCTTATAGTCCGGGACGAAGTCGACAGGCCCCAGCCGCGCCTTGACCGCAATATGGGAAAAGGCATGAGTGTTTCGGTGGGCAGGATCAGAGAAGGAATCCGTTACATCGCAATGGGGCACAACACAATCCGGGGAGCTGCAGGGGCAAGTGTCCTTAATGCGGAACTCCTGCACTCAATGGGCAAGCTCTGA
- a CDS encoding indolepyruvate ferredoxin oxidoreductase subunit alpha has product MPAIVNADECSGCGTCVDECPSEAITLDEEKGLAVVDQDECVECGACEEACPNQAIKVEE; this is encoded by the coding sequence ATGCCAGCAATAGTTAATGCAGATGAATGTTCTGGATGCGGAACCTGTGTCGATGAATGTCCTTCTGAAGCAATCACCCTCGATGAAGAAAAGGGACTTGCAGTTGTCGATCAGGATGAATGTGTAGAGTGCGGTGCATGTGAAGAAGCATGCCCGAACCAGGCAATTAAGGTAGAAGAGTAA